The stretch of DNA AAGCACCACAGAAAACTAAACATTTGTTATGGCGTATTTGCAAAGGGTGCTTACTGACAAATGCTGCGTTGTAATACAGTTAAGGAGTGGATACAAAATTTTTGTTGAAACAGTGACTGTAATGAGGCTGGAAAGGCAGCAATGTTGCTTTGGGTTTTATGGCAAAACAGAAATAATTGGGTATGGAATAACATGAAAGAACAAGGACAGCAAATTGGCATCAATGCAATGAGGCTTTGGGATGAATGGGAAATTGTGCAGGCTGTCAATAATAGCAGCAGAGAAACCGACCAGCAGCAGTATTCTTTGCAATGGCAGCCACCAAGTCAAGGAAAATATAAATGCAACGTTGATGCGGGCTTTCACAACGATGTAAGAAAAACAAGTGTCGGTTGGTGTGTTAGGGATCACAGGGGAAAATTTATCTTGGGAG from Trifolium pratense cultivar HEN17-A07 linkage group LG5, ARS_RC_1.1, whole genome shotgun sequence encodes:
- the LOC123886917 gene encoding uncharacterized protein LOC123886917, yielding MDSNKIHSLFPLNVANSILAVPFDDVKEDNLVWEDDMHGNYSVKSGYNLLLKPTVHEATMRENAEWKWLWKIQAPQKTKHLLWRICKGCLLTNAAFDCNEAGKAAMLLWVLWQNRNNWVWNNMKEQGQQIGINAMRLWDEWEIVQAVNNSSRETDQQQYSLQWQPPSQGKYKCNVDAGFHNDVRKTSVGWCVRDHRGKFILGGTSWIQGRCSTNEGEAIAMLEAMKELSQKDFRNVIFETDSQNVVNAIVI